aaaataaagtttggaatcaaaattgattttacccttaaattttagaaactataagacctaatatttataatttagaaaatataagaaccacattaaatattttgcccaaacttaagttattttttccatgttttttattttgatttcctaTCTTTCAATCTCACAGTTCCATGACATGCTGGCCACTTTGATCTCCCATTTTTCAATCTCACTGTTCAATGACATGTTGTCCTATAATTTGGTCCTACAAgttccaaattaaaataaaaaagtcttaTGAACAGTCCATAATGCTTTTCGAGAAGATTCATAATGTATTTTATACAGTAAAttcctataattaatttttaacaagtgTCTGTTGAACTCAAGTTAGGGAAACCCTTACAGTAGGGAGAGAAAAAACCGAGTTCTaaataagtttgaattttcCATTCCGAGGACAATgtcatattttttcttctcttttctctctctctctctttttttttgttgaacaaTACGTAACTTAGGGGAGGGTGGTGATTTTGTAAGACGCGAAGCTGTACATAACTTAGGCACACAGTAATTATTGGAAGTGAAAAGTTGTAAacctttattaatttatgttttgagaATGCGGTTATGattggtgatattttttttattttttaaaaaaaattatttttgatattagcatattaaaataattaaaatataaaaaaaattaatttttcattaaaaaaaattaaatttatttgaaatccaGGTTAtaccacatttccaaacacagTTTAACTAGtgttcaacaacaaaaaattaagatttttaattagtaaaaaaaaaggtgatcaATGTGTTTAAGACTTTAACATGCAATACGTAGCGTCCAACAAATTAATGAACTAAGTGTGTTTAATAATAccgtatgatattttttaaaaaatatattaaaatatatattttttaatttttaatatcaatatttcaaaaaaatacatcaattaaatattttttaaaaataaaaaacaattttgaaaagttaaaactAATGCATTACCAAATAAACACGTGTGAAATACTCCAATATAATTTGATCGCTTTCTTTAAAGTTGTTATGATGctaaatctttaaataattgGCTTTTGGATCTAAATTTagtgagtttctttttttttttgttggaattaatttttttatttaattgatattaacatttttttgatttttttattataaaaaaatgtttgaattgagttctttttaattattgattatcTTGTATTATAcgcttaattacaaaataataataaaaatcttcaaTTAACAAATTTGAAAGAAGGTTAATTTTGTCCActggataataataataataataataataataagtcaCCAAtgatccttaaaaaatataattgtgttAGGATATTTAGTCACGTAaccttttattcattttaacaAATTACTTGGTGCGGTTTGgatttcataaaaattcaattttttaaataaaaattaatttagtttttatatgttttaaatcgttttgatgtgttaattttaaaaaaatattattttaatatatttcaatataaaaaaataatttaaaaaaaataactataattacaaCATACTTAATCTTTCAGTGGGCCATAGTGTGTAAAACTTCCCTAGCTAGAACCAATATAATTAATGGAGTATGATGATAACATTTAACATAAATTTGGTGAAAAACAGATTAGTCGCAGACCTACCGGGGAAGAAGtctttcatcatcattatcgttcttgaaaaaaatagccTTCAACGTtataattctatatattttatgttgtttacttgttttcatttcttactTTCGATATTCCTCCATTGCCGTTACCCTTCTTCAAATTTAAGCATGCGACGTCAACCACCAAGCTAAAAGCCTCCAACTTGGCAAGAAGTCCGTCCCCCATTCATATTGAGAAaataatgttgattttttttttgtttaattaatacattttaaataaattacaagttaataagaaattaatcatgaaaataataatataaattaattgtgAAAGAGATTATTtaacatctttaaaatttaagttattattttacttcttttcaagttgatatatttttattgactaTTACTATATTGTTACTTTCACCATCACAAGTACCATATATATATCACAATTACACGATGCCATAATTTTACTACCATAACTAAATAAgacatattattaattttttaatttaaattatatatatttttattttttaaaattaatgaaattttgtaTAGTTTTCTTCACATACATttgcaaaaaaaacatttttaaaaaactatagacaAAAAAcggttttcttttcataaaaaataaaaaaaaaaggtataatcAAACACCCTCGTAATTAATCTCTGAAGtatttattattctaaattcTACACTCCTGTACTTCTCGTGTGGATGGcacccatcatcatcatcatctcctGTCCTTATAACGTCATTACTGGTTATAAATATGAAATGAGCTAACTCTCAACATCACATTCGTACTACTAATAAATAGCATGTGATATATGGGCTCCTCCATAATTTATGTGTTTGATTAAATACTGATCAAGCACATGGAACCCTGATTGGTTTGATCATGAAGATTCACATGCCAAGCATACACTACTTGgccctcccaaaaaaaaaaaaaaaattacgctAAAGACAACCGATGTGATTAATGATATATCGCTTAAATAGTAAAATCGTTTGATGCTATCCtccatttatataatttttatctttcacTCACGGCTTTTCCCAAACCCCCACAGTGTAGAATAAGATTTTACAGGTACTTGAATggcagaaaaaaaacaatataattagcatttgaaaataaattaatacgcAGCAGACTCTGATGATGATTCAGCACAGGAAATTGCAAGAACATCCCTCAGTAAAGCTTGCTCGAACCTCTGTTCTTTTCTCCTAACCTAACTGTGTAttgataatgaaagaaaaagaaaggtctGGCGACAGCAGCCATGGCCAGTTTGCCACAGATACAGCTGATCACAACACATGCATTGTTGAGTATGCTCATCCCGGTAAGATTCATCAGAGAGTAATATAGCCTAGAGGCTAGGATTATCATGATGATCCATATTGAATTAGTTTCCATGGTGGGAACTGCAGAAGGGTTTACCTGGTGGCTGTATATACCATGGGCCACATGCAGCTGAAGAACCCCACCGGTCATGGGGCGGCGTTAGGGTTCAGTGAATATAAAAATGGTGAGATTAAAAGTTGATTATTCTTTCGAACAAAAGGGTATTAATATTATAAGCTTATATTCCTGATAACTATGCTAAGAGTACTCTTTGAATAATGgaggtttttgtatttttgcagATTGAGTAATTCCAAGTcttgatatttttcaatttcggTACGAATAATTGCTTGGATTCTCCTATTAAAGAAGAGGAATTTTGGATTGTTTCGATCCATCTGGCTAATCTTGTTTAGatctcaagaaaaataaaaataaagagtccTGAGTTTGCTAAAACATGATATTCGAAAGATCAAGTATCtaatataatattagtaatattaATTCTTAAGATATCAAAGTATAATTACTATATCAATCCTACctaattattttacatttattatATATCAAGCCATGGATGACAGTACTATATCGGGTTGGAGTAGAATTTTCCTCCACCTGATTTCCGACTTGAAATATCGAAATTTAATATCCAACTTCGACTTTGACTCGGTTGAATCGGATTGGATGGAAGATTTTATCTATGTGCccaatccctttttttttttttcttaaatcagttttttttttaataaaattttagcttaagaacaaattataaattcatgtatataataacaaaaaatattcttgaataataagataaaaaaattcatatattatattgaaaaataaaattacaatactatgataaataaaaaaaagagttaaaaaaccATGATAATGGTCGGGTAAACCCCTCTTCAAAttccaaatcaaattttatttatttttaattttatcctagctaaattaaataaattctcattcaattaaatcaaatgacaTTAAAATCCCAACGAATCAGTAAAATTTCCATCCCAGTGCTCAAGTTGGTCTCAAATAGCAATGGTAACAATTGAAATGTTTTCGTATTATGTTTGGTTTGGAATGCTATGTTATATTAGTGTTTGAACTAGTCTTGGTATCCACAATTTGCCacatacccaaaaaaaaataatattcaggtgttgaaatgagataaaaaatgatataaaaactgATTATAATAAACTTGTAAGCACGCTAATTAAAGTTAAGTCAACTCAGGATATGGAGTTAAACTCACAGTTTAAATCATGTAATTAGAATaacctaaaaattttaaaaagaacaaggattaaaattgataagaatttaaaaaattattgtaattaaagggtaaaattaaaaagaaaaataaacttttacaaaggagacaagaaaaaaaattgaaataaaagcaataaaaatcaaattgaaaaacataataccattaatttgaattaaaagatgaaattgaaaactattaaaatttttacacaaaaaaaagaaaaaaaattagaaatctaaaaaaaaaagcccacattgaaaaatataatatttggtaaattggtattaagtgatgaaattaaaaacaaacaaaacttttatagaataactgaaataaaaaattaaaatatatatatataaattaaaattaaaataccgaCAATCAAGATGATGAAGCTATAATTTTTAGGGGAAAAGTGAGTTTTCAaaagttgttatttttgttttaataatactGTACTATATTGTGCTGCATTAAGAGTCGAAAATACCAGATACAAAAAAGGGATACAAAATAGGCTGTTCAGACCGGGATGTGGACATAAAATCCAACTCCCTGTTTACTTAAAGAATATACCATTGAACTTAATTATAAACTATTGTTAACAATGACCACGAATGATTTGATTGGATTAGAACTCCAAATAATCGAGTTCTATAACCTTAGCTGTTTTCGAATATCATGCAcagttttattttcaagtatattgacattggtttttttttctataaaaaataactaatcgaTTAgttatcaatataaataaataaatcaataaaacctAATATCCACCGTGTAAATGAGTAGTCTAAtcataacaacaaaaacaaaagggtaaACATCATTCAccttttatatcaaatttaattactagtcatttttaatttaatatgagagctaaaagaaaagaaaaaagtaatctttagtttctttttctctGATTTTGCAGCAGTCATTCCTACATAGCTATAATAGAGCCAAGAAcattaaaatagattatttaaagatttattttttcatctccatgattttcataaatgtttttctcaagaaaccaaaagtatattaatattaaatatattaaaatataaataggttattaaaatgatttttcattaaaacaaaataaaaataaaaattatatttacactatttaaaaaattatttaaactatttaacttttttaaagagATGCTCTTAGGTGATATATTATTAACTCAATCCCAAGAACTCGTTACCCTATCGTTATTTTCACATCATCATTgacaattcctaaaaaaaaagttggtaatgctcaaagattaaaaaaaattatataataatagttatttttaaaaaaataatatatttaaaaataaattaaaatatattttttaattttaaaaaaaataattttaacattagcatatcaaaataatctgaaaacataaaaaattaatttaaaataaaaataaaaataaaaatttttaaaaaatatttttaaaaatataaaaataaataaaattaaaaaataaataaaaataattatccattaaaaaaagaaccgTAGGTGGAccacaataataaaaagaaaaaacaaaaagttaccCCATAACAAcagtaaaaaacaaactattccAGCAAAGATtactttacaaaaaataaaagtggccAAAAAAGCATAGCATGTAACCTCCGGGTACCATTTGTCTCAACCCAGTCCTTCCTCTACAGCAAGCGCCCCCTCGTCGATGACAACAATTTAGATTGCCTTCCTTTCCAagcaccttttgttttttgtttggaattatTTCTGGAtacgtttttaaaatatatttggtttaaaagtttattaaattaataattttttataattttaatgtaatggtattaaaaataaaacaaaaaataattttaatatattttttttaagaatgaacACTTTTAAAAGCATCATTGAACGTCATACCGAAAGCACTCAAATAGCTAACTGCTTCCCTTCTCATATCTCCTCAAAACTCTCCCACTCTAGAAAAAACTCAACCAAGTTTTTTTCGTTCGGGAAAAGAAACCAGACCAAGCTACAAACTCAAAGCTTTCTTTCACAAGAGAAACTTGTCTGTCCATCTATCTCTGACAAGTCTAGTTGACTGGTGTGCGTCTAGTCTAAAATCCGAAGCTCATAATGGGGGAGGTCTTGAGTTCTTACAAAACAAATCTTTTTCAAcgtttaagtttaatttttatgtttatttatttgggtttttttttgttgtttttgtttaggAAGCGAAGAAGCCTGCagcagaagaagagaaaaaaccagagcaaccaaagaaagtagaggaagagaagaaggaagagaagCCAGCTGAAAAACCAGCGACCGAAGAGAAAAAACCAGAGGAGATAAAAAAGGAATCACCCCCAGCTCCTCAAGAAATTGTACTTAAAGTTTATATGCATTGTGAGGGTTGTGCCCGTAAGGTCCGCAGGTGGCTTAAGGGCTTTGAAGGTCAGtgtctttaattatttgttattgcTCTTTAACCAGCAACCCCGTTTAATTGATGTGCTCTTATCCTTGGTTGAGTCattaatgttatttgttttgtgggctgataattaattaattgcagGAGTTGAAGATGTAACCACTGATTGCAAGGCTGGTAAGGTGGTTGTGAAAGGAGAGAAAGCGGATCCACTTAAAGTTCTTGAAAGAATTCAAAGGAAGAGCCATAGGCAAGTGGTGCTTATCTCTCCGATCCCAAAACCTCCCtcggaagagaagaagaaggctGAGGAGAAGGAGAAGCCTAAAgttgaagagaagaaagaaaaggtattGACCCCTACTCTGgctcttttgattattatttttataacatttttatgtttagttatggggtttagttatttttcttgattgagTGCAGCCTCCCGTGATCATAGCGATGCTAAGGGTACACATGCATTGTGAAGCTTGTGCACTGGAAATCAAGAAACGGATACAAAGAATGCAAGGCATGACCCttttttacgttttttttttcttttaattaattaaaaaaatgcctATTTTTCTTGCTTTCGGGTCCCTTCGCAACATTTTTTGGTTCATGCAAGTGTGGTTTCATTTTCACTCCAAGTTTTTGTCGGTCAGATGTATTGGTTATTACTCACAATTTTGCCCCTTTTTGTTGTAAGATAGTTTCTCCtccagcaaaaagaaaaaaaattactaacacGTCGTACTCTTACCGTACCTTTTGAATCCTTTAAAGAAAGAGTTCATCCCTTTGGCCAGTgctttaaaatcaacaaattctTTAAGTTATCATGTTGTTGAGCCTACTAGATTCCATTGAATTCGGTCCAATTGAAGTCAATTCAATTCCCCTGTATCAAATGATTCAAATCCTACCAACTCCATATTAGAATTCTTGATTtcagttcttgttttttttacgtTTTTATGTGGGGCTAACACCAATTTTTGGAATTAAATTTGGTATATTATTTATAGGTGTGGAATCAGCTGAACCAGATCTTAAGAGCTCACAGGTGATAGTGAAGGGAGTGTTTGAACCTCAGCAACTAGTTGAATACGTGCACAAAAGAACTGGGAAGCACGCTGTGATAGTAACACAAGAGCCGGAGAAGAAAGAGgcagagaaaggaaaagaatccaaagaagagaaaggaaaagaatccaaagaagggaaaaaaggcGAAGAAAGTGACAAACAGAAAAAaggtggtgctggtggtggtggtgagcaAGGAGAGGGCAAAGACAAGAAAGAAGGTGGTGGCAGTGAGGCCAAAGCAGCAGCACCACCACCAGCAGAGGAAACTACAGAAGAAACCACGGTGGTAGAGCTCAGGAAAAtggatttttataattattattcacCAACAAGTTATGAGCACTATTCACCACCTCCTCAGATCTTCAGTGACGAGAACCCCAATGCATGTTCTGTTATGTAAAACAGTTTTGAAAATGAAGGGCAAGATGGGATTGGGAAAAAATAATTACGGGCGGTAAATTTGCAGCTTATATATATCCTGCCTCCATGTGCACCCTCCCCTGAACTCCTTTATTAATGTATAATCTACAGACAAGCTGTGGAGTTTTTGTGAGGCttgtacttttttttgtttttttttttcattttcatataaaaactaataatgtATATTATATATGGAGTTGAAATCCGGTGGTTTTACCTTCATGGTCTTTATTACTACTagctatataaaattaatgtcgAGAAATTATATAATACTAATGTCAAAAAgatgaaaaccaaaaaaaaaaaaaaaaaaaagagctaacTTATATTAA
The genomic region above belongs to Populus alba chromosome 12, ASM523922v2, whole genome shotgun sequence and contains:
- the LOC118044657 gene encoding heavy metal-associated isoprenylated plant protein 7 encodes the protein MGEEAKKPAAEEEKKPEQPKKVEEEKKEEKPAEKPATEEKKPEEIKKESPPAPQEIVLKVYMHCEGCARKVRRWLKGFEGVEDVTTDCKAGKVVVKGEKADPLKVLERIQRKSHRQVVLISPIPKPPSEEKKKAEEKEKPKVEEKKEKPPVIIAMLRVHMHCEACALEIKKRIQRMQGVESAEPDLKSSQVIVKGVFEPQQLVEYVHKRTGKHAVIVTQEPEKKEAEKGKESKEEKGKESKEGKKGEESDKQKKGGAGGGGEQGEGKDKKEGGGSEAKAAAPPPAEETTEETTVVELRKMDFYNYYSPTSYEHYSPPPQIFSDENPNACSVM